One Cricetulus griseus strain 17A/GY chromosome 5, alternate assembly CriGri-PICRH-1.0, whole genome shotgun sequence genomic window carries:
- the Lrrn3 gene encoding leucine-rich repeat neuronal protein 3 — protein sequence MKDMPLQIHVLFGLAITTLVQAVDKKVDCPQLCTCEIRPWFTPRSIYMEASTVDCNDLGLLNFPARLPADTQILLLQTNNIARIEHSIDFPVNLTGLDLSQNNLSSVMNINVQKMSQLLSVYLEENKLTELPEKCLYGLGNLQELYINHNLLSTISPGAFIGLHNLLRLHLNSNRLQMINSKWFDALPNLEILMIGDNPIIRIKDMNFQPLLNLRSLVIAGINLTEIPDNALVGLENLESISFYDNRLIKVPQVALQKAVNLKFLDLNKNPINRIRRGDFSNMLHLKELGINNMPELISIDSLAVDNLPDLRKIEATNNPRLSYIHPNAFFRLPKLESLMLNSNALSALYHGTIESLPNLKEISIHSNPIRCDCVIRWINMNKTNIRFMEPDSLFCVDPPEFQGQNVRQVHFRDMMEICLPLIAPESFPASLDVDTDSYVSLHCRATAEPQPEIYWITPSGQKLLPNTLREKFYVHSEGTLDISGITPKEGGLYTCIATNLVGADLKSIMIKVGGSVPHDNNSALNIKIRDIRAHSVLVSWKASSKILKSSVKWTAFVKTEDSHAAQSARIPSDVKVYNLTNLKPSTEYKICIDIPTIYQKSRKQCVNVTTKSLDSDGKEYGKSHTAFMACLGGLLGIIGVMCLLSCVSQDMNCEGEHSYSRNYFHKPTLAFSEFYPPLINLWEPGKEKTAHLEVKATVIGVPTNMS from the coding sequence ATGAAGGACATGCCACTCCAAATTCATGTGCTGTTTGGCCTAGCTATCACCACACTAGTACAAGCTGTAGATAAAAAAGTGGATTGCCCACAATTATGCACATGTGAAATCAGGCCTTGGTTTACCCCCAGATCCATCTACATGGAAGCATCTACAGTAGACTGTAATGATTTAGGGCTTTTAAACTTCCCAGCCAGATTGCCTGCAGACACACAGATTCTGCTCCTACAGACTAACAACATTGCAAGAATTGAACAttccatagacttcccagtgAACCTTACTGGCCTGGACTTATCTCAAAACAATTTATCTTCTGTCATGAATATTAATGTACAAAAGATGTCTCAGCTTCTTTCTGTGTACCTAGAGGAAAACAAACTAACTGAGCTGCCTGAAAAATGTCTGTATGGGCTGGGCAACTTACAAGAACTCTACATTAATCACAATTTGCTTTCTACCATTTCGCCCGGAGCCTTTATTGGCCTACACAACCTCCTTCGACTTCATCTCAATTCAAACAGACTGCAGATGATCAACAGTAAGTGGTTTGATGCTCTTCCCAATCTAGAGATTCTAATGATTGGGGACAACCCCATCATCAGAATCAAAGACATGAATTTCCAGCCCCTTCTCAATCTTCGCAGCCTGGTTATAGCTGGCATAAACCTCACAGAAATACCAGATAATGCATTGGTTGGGCTGGAAAACTTGGAAAGCATCTCTTTTTATGACAACAGGCTTATTAAGGTACCCCAAGTTGCTCTTCAAAAAGCTGTAAATCTCAAATTTTTGGATCTAAATAAAAATCCTATCAACAGAATACGAAGGGGTGATTTTAGCAATATGCTACACTTGAAGGAGTTGGGGATAAATAACATGCCTGAACTCATCTCCATTGACAGTCTTGCTGTGGATAACTTGCCAGATTTAAGAAAAATAGAAGCTACTAACAACCCCAGATTGTCTTACATTCACCCCAATGCATTTTTCAGACTCCCCAAGCTAGAATCCCTCATGCTGAACAGCAATGCCCTCAGTGCCCTCTACCATGGTACCATAGAGTCTTTGCCAAACCTCAAGGAGATCAGCATCCACAGCAATCCCATCCGATGTGACTGTGTCATCCGCTGGATTAACATGAACAAAACCAACATTCGATTTATGGAACCAGATTCTCTATTCTGCGTGGACCCACCGGAATTCCAAGGCCAGAATGTACGGCAAGTCCACTTCAGGGATATGATGGAGATTTGCCTCCCTCTTATAGCTCCTGAGAGCTTTCCTGCTAGCTTGGATGTCGATACTGACAGCTATGTGTCCCTTCATTGCAGAGCTACTGCAGAACCCCAGCCTGAAATCTACTGGATCACACCTTCTGGTCAAAAACTACTGCCAAACACTCTGAGAGAGAAGTTCTATGTGCATTCTGAAGGCACACTAGACATAAGTGGAATAACACCAAAGGAAGGGGGGTTATACACATGTATAGCAACTAATCTAGTTGGTGCTGACTTGAAGTCTATTATGATCAAAGTGGGAGGCTCGGTTCCTCATGATAATAACAGTGCGCTGAATATTAAAATAAGGGATATTAGGGCCCATTCTGTCCTGGTGTCTTGGAAAGCAAGCTCTAAAATTCTCAAATCCAGTGTTAAATGGACAGCCTTTGTCAAGACTGAAGACTCTCATGCTGCCCAAAGTGCTCGAATACCATCTGATGTCAAGGTATATAATCTTACTAATCTGAAACCATCTACTGAGTATAAAATTTGTATTGATATTCCCACCATCTACcagaaaagtagaaaacaatgTGTGAATGTCACCACGAAAAGTTTGGACAGTGACGGGAAAGAATATGGGAAGAGTCATACAGCATTTATGGCCTGCCTTGGGGGCCTTTTGGGGATTATTGGTGTCATGTGTCTTCTCAGCTGTGTCTCACAGGACATGAACTGTGAGGGTGAACACAGCTACTCAAGGAATTACTTTCACAAACCAACCTTGGCATTCAGCGAGTTTTACCCCCCTCTGATCAACCTCTGGGAACCAGGCAAAGAAAAAACTGCACACTTGGAAGTTAAAGCAACTGTTATAGGTGTGCCAACAAACATGTCCTAA